The sequence ACGGCGAACAGTCATCGAACAGGACGACGGGGTGCGCCTGATCAGGGCTGGACAGCTGTTCACCCTGGCTCGCACACCTTTAAGCTGGTCGCTCTTTCGCTGGGTAGCACGGCTGCCCGCCGATATCATACACCTCCATTCCCCCTACCCCTGGGGCGAGCTCTCCTACCTGCTCGCTGGGCGAAGCCGGGGTATGGTACTCACCTATCATAGTGATATCATCCGCCAGAAGGGGCTGCTCCGATTGTATGAACCGTTTCTCTGGAGGGTCCTGGAGAGGGCTGACCGCCTTATCGCCAGCAGCCCCAATTACATCGAAACCTCACCGTATCTACGACGATTCTCCTCCAAGTGCGTGGCCATCCCACCTGGTATCGAGCTCCAGCGCTTCCAGAGGGTCGATGAAACACAGGTACAGGCCATAAGGCAGTGCTATGGGACACCGATCGTCCTCTTTGTCGGACAATATCGCTACTATAAAGGGTTGGATATCCTGCTCCAAGCCATGGCGGGACTGTCCATCAAGTTGCTCTTCATCGGTCCAGGGCTGGCGCAGAACCTCCAGTCCCGGGTGCACCTCCTTCGCCTGGAAGACAGAGTGCACTTCCTGGGGGAGATCCCTGATGCTGACCTACCGGCCTATTACCATGCCTGCGATGTTTTCGTATTGCCAGCTGTAGAGCGCAGCGAGGCATTCGGTCTTGTTCAACTGGAGGCGATGGCCTGTGGAAAGCCGCTGGTTTGCACTGAGCTGGGCACAGGTACCTCTTATGTAAACATCCATGAGGAGACAGGACTAGTTGTCGAGCCAGGCAATCCAACGGCCCTAGGCCAGGCAATAGAGCGCCTCCTCTCCGATCCGCTTCTCTACCAGCGCCTCAGTCAAGGGGCCATTCAGCGGGTGACCCAGCATTTCCGCCATGATATTATGGTGCAACGCACCCTTGAGCTCTATCGGAAAATCTTGTCGGATAGCTAAGCACAACGGCATAACATTCCTTATCCCTCCAATCCTTTATAAATAGCAAAGTCCCACCCCCCCAGAGACCTTAGCACTTACTGTCCAGAGGATCAGGGCTTGTCCCACCAACTCTTCCTCGTTCGGCTGACTTTCTCCCCAAAAATGGGGTGCAGCCAAAAAGGAAAACCCCTTGACAACTCTCCCCTCTGCCTATATAATTCAAGCAATGGGCGAGCGGGCATCCTATCACCCATCTCTTAGGAGGGTCTTGTGGGAAGGACAACCTGGCCGTTGACCTTCAACCCCCCTCATAAGCAGCAAGGGCGTTTCCCCTAGCGATCTATCTCTCCATCCTGGCCTCATCCCTCTCCTTTCGAAAGAAGAGCGCTGGCCATCCGCACTGGCGATGAAGAGGACGAACAACCGTCCTCTTTTATCTTTTTCGTGGGGGGTGCACCGTGGGCAAGGTACGGCTCAAGTTAGTGGGTGATGGGCAGAGGCCCCTCTCCCTGGAGGGGGCAGGCACACCCATCCCCCTCAGTCCCTTGAACATCAGCGGGCTGGTCATCCAGCGGGCAGAACTGGTGGAGGCCCTGCGCCCCTTCGTGCCCCTGCCCTCAGACGTGGTGTCCTTCGAGGATGGGGAACGGTTCCTCCTCGTGCTGAAGCAGCCCAG comes from Chloroflexota bacterium and encodes:
- a CDS encoding glycosyltransferase produces the protein MKVLHIYKNYYPMVGGIESHLRLLCRHLARQPDLEVSILVANTGRRTVIEQDDGVRLIRAGQLFTLARTPLSWSLFRWVARLPADIIHLHSPYPWGELSYLLAGRSRGMVLTYHSDIIRQKGLLRLYEPFLWRVLERADRLIASSPNYIETSPYLRRFSSKCVAIPPGIELQRFQRVDETQVQAIRQCYGTPIVLFVGQYRYYKGLDILLQAMAGLSIKLLFIGPGLAQNLQSRVHLLRLEDRVHFLGEIPDADLPAYYHACDVFVLPAVERSEAFGLVQLEAMACGKPLVCTELGTGTSYVNIHEETGLVVEPGNPTALGQAIERLLSDPLLYQRLSQGAIQRVTQHFRHDIMVQRTLELYRKILSDS